A genomic region of Thunnus albacares chromosome 2, fThuAlb1.1, whole genome shotgun sequence contains the following coding sequences:
- the prodhb gene encoding proline dehydrogenase 1, mitochondrial: MFYVKTVPTLTRAGADISFKRVLCSRRLRSTVTSTSATQREQQDDSSRGTAEHDSARSESPGSGPGQPGTGGRCGTTNAANEITVDFDQSQEAYKSKDSLELLRSLVVFKLCSYDFLVDKNKEIMDLGNKILGQRGFNQFMKMTFYGQFVAGEDHRAIKPLIQKNQAFGVGSVLDYSVEEDISQEEAVQKEMDSSISAAEKESIGKDHSEKKFKAHKRFGDRRGGVTGARTYFYADEAKCDQHMDTFIKCIKASGGSTMDGFSAIKMTALGRPQFLLQFSEVLVKWRRFFTFLASQQGKDGMEALGQRLELKQMQEFLTKLGAKGDFYGWFTGREEESSGTIDMLDWNSLIDDRTKISDLLVVPNVELGELEPLLGEFTIEEEKQMKRMLQRMDVLAKHALENGVRLMVDAEQTYLQPAISRLTLEMQRIYNKDKPVIFNTYQCYLKEAYDNVTMDVELSRREGWHFAAKLVRGAYMYQERERAEEIGYEDPINPDYESTNRMYHRCLDYVLDEIALKRNANVMVASHNEDTVKHTLRRMNELGLLPRENKVYFGQLLGMCDQISFPLGQAGFPVYKYVPYGPVNEVMPYLSRRAQENRGFMKGAQKERELLWKELKRRLASGELLYRPMY; the protein is encoded by the exons atgttttatgtcaaaaCCGTGCCAACCCTGACACGGGCAGGGGCGGATATTTCCTTTAAACGGGTACTCTGTAGCCGAAGACTCCGGTCCACTGTCACCTCCACCTCGGCGACCCAGAGGGAGCAGCAGGACGATAGCAGCCGCGGCACCGCTGAACATGACTCGGCACGGTCGGAGTCCCCCGGATCCGGACCCGGACAGCCCGGTACAGGAGGAAGATGCGGCACCACCAACGCAGCTAATGAGATCACCGTAGACTTTGACCAGAGCCAGGAGGCTTATAAGAGCAAAGACTCATTAGAGCTGCTGAGAAGTTTGGTGGTTTTCAAACTCTGCTCCTATGACTTCCTGGTTGATAAGAATAAAGAG ATAATGGATCTAGGTAATAAGATTCTGGGCCAGAGAGGCTTCAACCAGTTCATGAAGATGACATTTTATGGGCAGTTTGTGGCTGGTGAGGACCATCGGGCCATCAAGCCGCTGATCCAGAAGAATCAGGCCTTTGGTGTTGGCTCTGTCCTGGACTACAGTGTTGAGGAAGACATCAGCCAAGAGGAGGCTGTACAGAAAGAGATGGA CTCATCCATCTCggctgcagagaaagagagcataG GCAAGGACCACAGTGAGAAAAAATTTAAAGCACACAAGCGATTCGGTGACCGACGTGGAGGAGTGACTGGAGCCCGCACATATTTCTATGCTGATGAGGCCAAATGTGACCAGCATATGGACACCTTTATCAAATGTATTAAAGCGTCTG GTGGGAGTACAATGGATGGCTTTTCTGCCATCAAAATGACTGCTCTAGGACGACCTCAGTTTCTG ctcCAGTTCTCAGAGGTCCTGGTGAAATGGCGCCGATTTTTCACCTTCTTGGCATCACAGCAGGGGAAAGATGGCATGGAGGCCTTAGGGCAGAGGCTGGAACTAAAACAGATGCAG GAATTCTTGACCAAACTGGGTGCAAAAGGTGATTTCTATGGCTGGTTTActggaagagaggaggaatcTTCAGG AACTATTGACATGCTTGACTGGAACAGCCTTATAGATGACAGAACAAAGATATCGGACCTGCTTGTTGTCCCAAACGTAGAG CTAGGTGAGCTGGAGCCTCTACTGGGGGAGTTCACTatagaggaggagaaacaaatGAAGAGGATGTTGCAGCGCATGGATGTCTTAGCGAAG CATGCCTTAGAGAATGGTGTTCGCTTGATGGTGGATGCAGAGCAAACCTACCTCCAGCCAGCTATCAGCAGACTGACACTGGAGATGCAGAGGATCTACAACAAAGATAAACCTGTCATCTTCAACACCTATCAATGCTACCTCAAG GAGGCTTATGACAATGTGACTATGGATGTAGAATTGTCTCGACGTGAGGGATGGCACTTTGCTGCCAAGTTGGTGCGTGGGGCCTACATGTATCAGGAGCGAGAGAGGGCTGAAGAGATTGGTTATGAGGACCCTATTAACCCTGACTATGAGTCTACTAATAGGATGTACCACAG GTGTCTGGACTACGTGCTGGATGAGATTGCGCTCAAAAGAAATGCTAACGTTATGGTGGCTTCACATAATGAGGACACGGTGAAACACACCTTGAGGAG AATGAATGAGCTGGGTCTGTTGCCCAGAGAGAACAAGGTGTACTTTGGTCAGCTACTGGGCATGTGTGATCAGATCAGCTTCCCACTgg GCCAGGCAGGCTTCCCCGTCTATAAGTACGTCCCCTATGGGCCAGTGAATGAGGTGATGCCCTACCTGTCTCGGAGAGCCCAGGAGAACCGAGGCTTCATGAAGGGTGCCCAAAAGGAGAGGGAGCTGCTGTGGAAGGAGCTGAAACGCAGACTCGCCTCCGGGGAGCTTCTCTACAGACCGATGTACTGa